From a region of the Synechococcus sp. RS9916 genome:
- a CDS encoding branched-chain amino acid ABC transporter permease: MQLLFESLFNGVAIGSVLLMAALGLAIVFGLMGVINLAHGELIMLGAYTTFVVQLIFKLPALAPLYNLYVLVAIPVAFIVSGVVGVLLERTVIRRLYGSPLETLLATWGVSLILQQFVRSVPMASAAGLILALVLGFGLPLFLPDRWLDGPRSRLVRAGSWGIAALCGVVLANGLAAQISRLAKADARNVDVTAPQWMRGGIDLVGMTFPVPRLVIIAVTVVAVLGVTWFLNRSVWGMRIRAVTQNRSMSDCLGIPTDTVDVLTFGIGSGLAGVAGVAVSLLGSVGPNVGGSYIVGCFMVVVLGGVGNLFGTVLASFAIGWLTDLIGAGRLLTLWPDMPAPLSEAVTFFATTSMAQVMIFALIVAFLQFRPAGMFPQKGRMVEA; encoded by the coding sequence GTGCAACTGCTCTTTGAAAGCCTGTTCAACGGCGTCGCCATCGGCTCAGTGCTGCTGATGGCCGCCCTTGGACTGGCCATTGTTTTTGGCCTGATGGGTGTGATCAACCTCGCCCATGGTGAGCTGATCATGCTCGGGGCCTACACCACCTTTGTGGTGCAGCTGATTTTCAAGCTGCCCGCCTTGGCGCCTCTCTACAACCTCTATGTGTTGGTGGCGATTCCCGTTGCCTTCATCGTCAGTGGCGTTGTGGGAGTGCTGCTGGAACGCACGGTGATTCGCCGTTTGTATGGCAGTCCCTTGGAGACGTTGCTGGCGACCTGGGGGGTCAGCTTGATCCTTCAGCAGTTCGTGCGCAGCGTCCCGATGGCCAGCGCGGCTGGATTGATTCTTGCCCTTGTGCTGGGCTTCGGGCTGCCGTTGTTCCTCCCGGATCGTTGGTTGGACGGCCCTCGCTCACGCCTCGTGCGTGCAGGAAGTTGGGGCATCGCGGCCCTGTGTGGCGTGGTGCTGGCGAATGGGCTGGCTGCTCAGATCAGCCGGCTGGCGAAGGCGGATGCCCGCAATGTGGATGTCACGGCCCCGCAGTGGATGCGCGGCGGCATCGACTTGGTCGGCATGACCTTCCCGGTGCCGCGCTTGGTGATCATTGCGGTCACCGTCGTGGCGGTGCTTGGGGTCACCTGGTTCCTGAACCGCAGCGTCTGGGGCATGCGTATTCGCGCCGTCACCCAGAACCGTTCGATGAGTGACTGCCTGGGGATTCCCACCGACACCGTCGACGTGCTCACCTTTGGCATTGGTTCCGGGTTGGCCGGCGTGGCCGGTGTGGCTGTGTCCCTGTTGGGGTCCGTCGGCCCGAATGTTGGTGGCTCTTACATCGTGGGCTGCTTCATGGTTGTGGTGCTTGGTGGCGTCGGCAATTTGTTCGGCACGGTGCTGGCCTCCTTCGCCATCGGTTGGCTCACGGATCTGATCGGGGCCGGTCGTTTGCTCACGCTCTGGCCCGACATGCCTGCTCCTCTGTCGGAGGCCGTGACTTTCTTTGCGACCACAAGCATGGCTCAAGTGATGATTTTCGCTCTGATCGTGGCGTTTTTGCAGTTCCGTCCTGCGGGAATGTTCCCGCAGAAGGGACGCATGGTGGAGGCCTGA
- the urtA gene encoding urea ABC transporter substrate-binding protein: MSSSLSKRLFAGLAAGSLGLAVTACGGGDQAATNAKCDANGENCTVTVGILHSLTGTMAISEKTLVDTEELAIEEINAAGGVEVDGKKYTIETIVEDGASSWPTFAEKSKKLIDQDNVPVVFGGWTSASRKEMLPVYESKNAFLYYPIQYEGQECSNNIFYTGATPNQQSEPATKFMYEKSPAAGKPFFLVGSDYVFPRTSNTITKAQVEQLGGKVVGEDYLPLGNTEVAPIIAKIKKALPDGGVIINTLNGDQNVAFFKQIQDAGLTPANGYYVMSYSIAEEEISTIGPEFLEGHYGAWNYMMSIDTPASKKFAADFKAKYGADRQVADPQESAYNMVYLWKKAVEKANSFDNDKVREALVGIEFDAPQGKVTVMPNHHLSQTVRIGQITKDGQFAILEETDGPISPQAWNQIHPDSTGFACDWTDASKGGKYKL, translated from the coding sequence ATGAGCTCCTCTCTTTCCAAGCGTCTATTTGCCGGTCTCGCTGCTGGTTCGCTGGGTCTTGCCGTGACGGCTTGTGGCGGTGGCGATCAAGCTGCCACCAACGCCAAGTGCGATGCCAATGGCGAAAACTGCACCGTCACCGTCGGCATCCTGCACTCCCTGACCGGCACGATGGCGATCTCCGAGAAGACGCTTGTCGACACTGAAGAGTTGGCGATTGAAGAAATCAACGCCGCCGGTGGTGTTGAAGTTGACGGCAAGAAATACACCATCGAAACCATCGTCGAAGACGGCGCTTCGTCTTGGCCCACCTTCGCTGAGAAGTCGAAGAAGCTGATCGATCAGGACAACGTGCCTGTCGTCTTCGGTGGCTGGACCTCGGCGAGCCGTAAGGAGATGCTGCCGGTCTACGAGTCGAAGAACGCCTTCCTCTACTACCCGATTCAGTACGAGGGTCAGGAGTGCTCCAACAACATCTTCTATACCGGTGCGACTCCGAACCAGCAGTCGGAGCCTGCCACCAAGTTCATGTATGAGAAGTCGCCTGCCGCTGGCAAGCCCTTCTTCCTTGTGGGTTCGGACTACGTCTTCCCCCGCACCTCCAACACCATCACCAAAGCTCAGGTTGAACAGCTGGGCGGCAAGGTGGTCGGCGAGGACTACCTGCCCTTGGGCAACACCGAGGTGGCTCCGATCATCGCCAAGATCAAGAAGGCTCTGCCTGACGGTGGTGTGATCATCAACACCCTGAATGGTGACCAGAACGTCGCCTTCTTCAAGCAGATTCAGGACGCCGGTCTCACCCCTGCCAACGGCTACTACGTGATGAGCTATTCCATCGCGGAAGAAGAGATCAGCACGATCGGACCTGAGTTCCTTGAGGGCCATTACGGCGCCTGGAACTACATGATGTCGATCGATACGCCTGCTTCCAAGAAGTTCGCTGCTGACTTCAAGGCCAAGTACGGCGCCGATCGTCAGGTGGCTGACCCTCAGGAGTCGGCTTACAACATGGTCTACCTGTGGAAGAAGGCCGTCGAGAAGGCCAACAGCTTCGACAACGACAAGGTGCGTGAAGCTCTGGTCGGCATCGAATTTGATGCGCCCCAGGGCAAGGTCACTGTGATGCCGAATCACCACCTGTCGCAGACCGTTCGGATTGGTCAGATCACCAAAGATGGTCAGTTCGCCATCCTTGAAGAGACCGACGGCCCCATCTCTCCTCAGGCTTGGAACCAGATCCACCCTGATTCCACCGGTTTCGCCTGCGACTGGACTGATGCCTCTAAGGGCGGCAAGTACAAGCTCTGA
- the urtA gene encoding urea ABC transporter substrate-binding protein: MPLPDSPNLSRQDRDSEVVQPVVEQVNTSIVTVGILHSLTGTMAISESTLVDAEKMAIDEINAAGGVEVGGRTYKIDYIIEDGASDWPTFAEKSKKLIDQDNVPVVFGGWTSASRKAMLPVYESKNAFLFYPIQYEGQECSNNIFYTGATPNQQSEPATKFMYEQSPAAGKPFFLVGSDYVFPRTSNTITKEQLKSLGGVVVGEDYLPLGNTEVAPIIAKIKRVLPDGGVIINTLNGDQNVAFFKQIQDAGLTPANGYYVMSYSIAEEEIRAIGSQFLEGHYGAWNYMMSIDTPASRAFVADFKAKYGVDRVVADPQESAYNMVYLWKKAAEKANSFDNDKVREALVGIEFDAPQGPVKVMPNHHLSQTVRIGQINAEGQFEIVAATNGPVDPQAWNQYQPYSKGYACDWTDASKGEKYRF, translated from the coding sequence ATGCCTCTGCCTGACAGCCCTAATCTCTCCCGTCAAGATCGTGATTCTGAGGTGGTCCAGCCTGTTGTTGAGCAGGTCAATACCAGCATCGTGACTGTTGGTATCCTCCACTCCCTCACTGGCACGATGGCCATCTCTGAATCCACTCTGGTGGATGCTGAGAAGATGGCGATCGATGAGATCAATGCTGCTGGCGGTGTTGAGGTTGGCGGCAGGACGTACAAAATCGATTACATCATTGAAGATGGTGCTTCCGACTGGCCCACCTTCGCTGAGAAGTCAAAGAAGCTGATCGATCAGGACAACGTGCCCGTCGTCTTTGGTGGCTGGACCTCAGCGAGTCGCAAAGCGATGCTGCCGGTCTACGAGTCGAAGAACGCTTTTCTTTTCTACCCGATTCAGTACGAGGGGCAGGAGTGCTCCAACAACATCTTTTACACCGGTGCGACTCCGAACCAGCAGTCGGAGCCTGCCACCAAGTTCATGTATGAGCAGTCGCCTGCTGCTGGCAAGCCCTTCTTCCTTGTGGGTTCGGACTACGTCTTCCCCCGCACGTCCAACACCATCACCAAGGAACAACTTAAGTCTCTGGGTGGCGTAGTTGTTGGTGAGGACTACTTGCCTCTGGGTAACACTGAGGTTGCTCCGATCATCGCCAAGATCAAGAGAGTTCTCCCTGATGGTGGTGTGATCATCAATACTCTGAATGGTGATCAGAACGTTGCCTTCTTCAAGCAGATTCAGGACGCCGGTCTTACTCCTGCCAATGGTTACTACGTGATGAGCTATTCCATCGCGGAAGAAGAGATTAGGGCAATCGGCTCTCAGTTCCTGGAGGGCCATTACGGCGCTTGGAACTACATGATGTCGATCGATACGCCCGCTTCCAGGGCTTTCGTGGCTGACTTCAAGGCCAAGTACGGAGTCGACCGTGTGGTGGCTGACCCCCAGGAGTCGGCTTACAACATGGTCTACCTGTGGAAGAAGGCCGCTGAGAAGGCCAATAGCTTTGACAACGACAAGGTGCGTGAGGCCCTGGTTGGTATCGAGTTCGACGCGCCGCAAGGCCCTGTAAAGGTGATGCCCAACCACCACCTGTCCCAGACCGTGCGCATCGGCCAGATCAATGCCGAGGGACAGTTCGAGATCGTTGCGGCGACCAATGGTCCTGTGGATCCTCAGGCTTGGAACCAATACCAGCCCTACTCCAAGGGTTATGCATGCGATTGGACGGACGCCTCCAAGGGCGAGAAGTACAGGTTCTGA
- the ureE gene encoding urease accessory protein UreE produces MAEAVIELVRRLSSPPPGAEEPTGLQLPLTAEQRTVLRGRRRTLCGRDVLLQLPRDGALQPGDRLTDGGGGVQVAVVAAVEPLLRVQGTSALELLQAAYHLGNRHVALELHERELLLLDDSVLQQMLESRGLMVSHCERPFLPEGGAYGGGHTHNHTHSHAPS; encoded by the coding sequence ATGGCTGAGGCGGTGATTGAACTCGTGCGGCGTTTGTCGTCACCGCCTCCTGGCGCTGAAGAGCCCACAGGCCTGCAACTGCCGCTGACGGCCGAGCAACGCACCGTGCTGCGGGGTCGCCGGCGCACCCTTTGTGGCCGTGATGTGTTGCTGCAGTTGCCACGGGATGGGGCCTTGCAGCCTGGCGATCGGCTCACGGATGGCGGTGGTGGCGTGCAGGTGGCGGTGGTGGCAGCAGTTGAGCCCCTGTTGCGGGTGCAGGGCACCTCAGCGTTGGAGCTGCTGCAGGCGGCCTATCACCTGGGCAATCGCCACGTGGCGCTTGAGTTGCATGAGCGGGAATTGTTGCTGCTGGACGATTCGGTGCTGCAGCAGATGTTGGAGAGCCGGGGGCTGATGGTGAGCCACTGCGAACGGCCCTTCCTGCCGGAGGGCGGGGCTTATGGCGGTGGCCATACCCATAACCACACGCATAGCCACGCGCCTTCATGA
- the ureG gene encoding urease accessory protein UreG, which produces MGSKLRLGVAGPVGSGKTALVEALCRRLRDQLQLAVVTNDIYTQEDAQFLIRAGALEPARIRGVETGGCPHTAIREDCSINRAAVAELEDQFPGLDLVLVESGGDNLAASFSPELVDLCIYVIDVAAGDKIPRKGGPGITRSDLLVINKIDLAPLVGADLAVMEHDTLAMRGERPWCFTNLQSGEGLERVADFVYRHLPNC; this is translated from the coding sequence ATGGGCAGCAAGCTGCGCCTGGGGGTCGCCGGTCCGGTGGGCTCTGGCAAAACCGCGCTGGTGGAGGCGCTCTGCCGGCGGCTGCGTGATCAGCTGCAGCTGGCGGTGGTCACCAACGACATCTATACGCAGGAGGATGCCCAGTTCCTCATCCGTGCTGGGGCGTTGGAGCCGGCGCGCATCCGCGGGGTCGAGACCGGTGGGTGTCCTCACACGGCGATTCGTGAGGACTGTTCGATCAATCGTGCTGCTGTTGCTGAGTTGGAGGACCAGTTCCCGGGCCTGGATCTGGTGCTGGTGGAAAGCGGTGGCGACAACCTGGCTGCCAGCTTCAGCCCTGAGTTGGTGGACCTCTGCATCTATGTGATTGACGTAGCGGCTGGGGACAAGATTCCGCGTAAAGGCGGGCCTGGCATTACCCGATCTGATCTGCTCGTGATCAACAAGATTGATCTCGCTCCGTTGGTTGGAGCCGATCTCGCGGTGATGGAGCACGACACGTTGGCCATGCGTGGGGAGCGTCCCTGGTGCTTTACCAATCTTCAAAGTGGTGAGGGCCTCGAGCGAGTAGCTGACTTTGTGTATCGGCACTTACCAAACTGCTGA
- a CDS encoding urease subunit beta, which produces MAPLIPGELFSEPGELELNAGRPVTTVSVANSGDRPVQVGSHFHFAEANAALQFDRAAARGQRLDIPAGTAIRFEPGDSRDVNLIPFAGARRVIGFNGQINGPLDA; this is translated from the coding sequence ATGGCACCTCTCATTCCAGGCGAACTGTTTTCCGAACCGGGTGAACTGGAGCTGAATGCAGGCCGACCCGTCACCACGGTGAGCGTCGCCAACAGCGGCGACAGGCCAGTGCAGGTGGGCTCCCATTTCCATTTCGCTGAAGCCAACGCCGCCCTGCAGTTCGACCGGGCCGCAGCCCGCGGTCAACGGCTCGACATCCCCGCCGGCACCGCCATCCGCTTCGAACCCGGTGACAGCCGCGACGTGAATCTGATTCCCTTCGCCGGTGCGCGGCGCGTCATCGGCTTCAACGGCCAGATCAACGGACCCCTCGACGCCTGA
- a CDS encoding urease accessory protein UreD: protein MQRPDPWHGHCQLQFQHHGDRTRHQGGCSAPFKLLRAEHGADGRCEMPLLHTAGGLVGGDQLSIHLDLGPNSRGLVTSVAAQKVYGSIGRSQVRPEGSWARQQVDCQLAPGSDLEWMPQELVLYADALYEQHVQVQLAANASFLSAEIVRFGRTAAGETLAAGRWRSSLAIQRLNEDPHAPSRWELVDRLELGGAGLNDLHGLNGQPVFGTLVWAAPTPLQPDQLAQMLREARADREGLEGTMRCSVLGQGLVARYAGPSSRDARFWFSRLWERTRHLRGLSQPQIPRVWPLQEQPLRRSMSTMNTAQATPATH, encoded by the coding sequence ATGCAGCGACCCGATCCCTGGCACGGCCATTGCCAACTGCAGTTTCAGCACCACGGTGATCGCACCCGTCATCAGGGAGGCTGCAGCGCTCCTTTCAAGCTGCTGCGCGCTGAGCACGGCGCCGACGGACGCTGCGAAATGCCACTGCTGCATACAGCGGGCGGCCTGGTGGGCGGTGACCAGCTGAGCATCCACTTGGACCTTGGTCCAAACAGCCGCGGCCTGGTCACCAGCGTGGCCGCCCAGAAGGTCTATGGCTCCATCGGCCGCAGCCAGGTGCGTCCGGAGGGCAGCTGGGCCAGGCAACAGGTGGATTGCCAGCTGGCCCCTGGAAGCGATCTGGAATGGATGCCCCAAGAGCTGGTGCTCTACGCCGACGCGCTCTATGAACAGCACGTTCAAGTGCAACTGGCCGCCAACGCGTCGTTTCTCAGTGCCGAAATCGTTCGCTTCGGCCGCACCGCCGCCGGGGAAACACTGGCGGCAGGGCGGTGGCGCTCAAGCCTCGCCATCCAGCGCCTCAACGAGGATCCCCACGCGCCATCGCGGTGGGAACTGGTGGATCGGCTCGAACTCGGAGGTGCCGGCCTGAACGATCTGCACGGCCTGAACGGCCAGCCGGTGTTCGGCACATTGGTGTGGGCGGCCCCAACCCCGTTACAGCCCGACCAATTGGCGCAAATGTTGCGTGAGGCGCGAGCAGACCGCGAAGGCCTGGAAGGGACCATGCGCTGCAGCGTCTTGGGGCAGGGCCTTGTGGCCCGCTATGCCGGCCCCTCCAGCCGCGATGCCCGCTTCTGGTTCAGCCGCCTGTGGGAACGAACGCGCCACTTACGCGGCCTGAGCCAACCGCAGATCCCACGGGTCTGGCCCTTGCAGGAACAGCCCTTACGGCGATCAATGTCCACAATGAACACTGCACAAGCAACGCCAGCGACACACTGA
- the urtD gene encoding urea ABC transporter ATP-binding protein UrtD: MSAPLLELRQITVSFDGFLALRDLNLSLQPGELRAVIGPNGAGKTTFLDVITGKTAPTEGDVVFKGRSLVGIREHRIARLGIGRKFQSPRVFEKLTVQENLALAVSRPKQPLPLLFRGLGAEQRDRVQHLMGIVNLQTRADWPAGALSHGQKQWLEIAMLVGQDPDLLLVDEPVAGLTDEETDLTADLLKSLAGDHTVLVIEHDMEFIRRLESPVTVLHQGHVLCEGTMDQVQADPRVIEVYLGTTEEENG; this comes from the coding sequence ATGAGTGCTCCCCTGTTGGAGTTGCGTCAGATCACCGTCAGTTTTGATGGCTTCCTGGCGCTGCGGGATCTCAACCTCAGCCTGCAGCCCGGTGAGCTGCGGGCGGTGATCGGTCCGAACGGGGCCGGTAAGACCACCTTCCTGGATGTGATCACCGGGAAGACCGCTCCCACCGAAGGTGACGTGGTGTTCAAGGGCCGCTCCCTGGTGGGAATCCGTGAGCACCGCATTGCACGCTTGGGCATCGGTCGCAAGTTTCAAAGCCCCCGGGTGTTCGAGAAGCTCACGGTTCAGGAGAACCTGGCTTTGGCGGTGAGTCGCCCCAAGCAACCGTTGCCGTTGTTGTTCCGTGGTCTTGGTGCTGAGCAGCGTGATCGGGTTCAGCACTTGATGGGCATCGTCAACCTGCAGACCCGTGCCGACTGGCCCGCTGGTGCGCTGTCTCACGGCCAGAAGCAGTGGCTCGAGATTGCGATGTTGGTGGGTCAGGATCCCGATCTGTTGCTGGTCGATGAGCCGGTGGCGGGTCTTACCGATGAGGAGACGGATCTCACCGCCGATTTGCTCAAGTCGTTGGCGGGGGATCACACCGTTCTCGTGATCGAACATGACATGGAATTCATTCGCCGCTTGGAAAGCCCGGTGACGGTGCTGCACCAAGGCCATGTGCTCTGCGAGGGAACGATGGATCAGGTGCAGGCCGATCCACGGGTGATTGAGGTGTATCTCGGAACCACGGAGGAGGAGAACGGATGA
- the urtC gene encoding urea ABC transporter permease subunit UrtC, translated as MFNLLQQSRWRQLLLWVVIIAAIVAAPAVLSEFRLNLLGRFLALAIVALGIDLIWGFTGLLSLGQGIFFALGGYAAAMYLQLSSSGDLLNGIPEFFSLYGVSELPFFWHPFASPWFTLVAIWLVPGLLAAVLGGLVFRNRIKGVYFSILTQAALLVFYNFFNGQQKLINGTNGLQTPATKLFGQYVGSELMQRWFFWVTAVVVILVWAFLRWVVRGRFGDVLIAIRDDEPRLRFAGFNPTLFKTLVFGLAGALAGIGGALYTVQSGSASPQFMEVPMSIDMVIWVAVGGRGTLVGAIFGAVGINYAKSLVSEVMPEGWLFIQGALFILVVTALPEGVFGWFRTDGPRNLLSRLGLSRRIGTYPQLEIDGQEEVQP; from the coding sequence ATGTTCAACCTTCTTCAACAGAGCCGTTGGCGTCAGCTTCTGCTTTGGGTGGTGATCATTGCCGCGATCGTGGCGGCCCCTGCGGTGCTGTCTGAATTCAGGCTGAATCTGCTGGGTCGTTTTCTGGCTTTGGCGATCGTGGCGCTCGGCATCGATCTGATCTGGGGTTTTACCGGCCTGCTCAGTCTTGGTCAGGGAATTTTCTTCGCGTTGGGTGGTTATGCGGCTGCCATGTATCTACAGCTCAGCAGCTCTGGCGATCTTCTCAATGGAATTCCCGAATTTTTCAGTCTTTACGGCGTGAGTGAGCTGCCGTTCTTCTGGCACCCCTTTGCCTCGCCATGGTTCACGTTGGTGGCCATCTGGCTGGTCCCCGGTCTTCTGGCAGCCGTTTTGGGTGGTCTGGTGTTCCGTAACCGGATCAAGGGGGTGTATTTCTCGATCCTCACTCAGGCCGCTCTGCTCGTCTTTTACAACTTCTTCAACGGCCAGCAGAAACTGATCAACGGCACCAACGGCTTGCAGACACCGGCCACCAAATTGTTCGGTCAGTACGTGGGCTCCGAATTGATGCAGCGCTGGTTCTTCTGGGTCACTGCCGTGGTGGTGATTTTGGTTTGGGCTTTCCTGCGCTGGGTGGTGCGTGGTCGCTTTGGTGATGTGCTGATTGCCATCCGTGATGACGAACCGCGGCTGCGTTTTGCTGGTTTTAATCCCACATTGTTCAAAACCCTCGTGTTTGGTCTCGCCGGTGCTCTGGCGGGGATTGGTGGAGCCCTCTACACCGTTCAGTCCGGCAGCGCCTCGCCGCAGTTCATGGAGGTGCCGATGTCGATTGACATGGTGATCTGGGTGGCTGTTGGGGGTCGCGGCACCTTGGTGGGCGCGATTTTCGGTGCCGTTGGTATCAATTACGCCAAGAGCCTGGTCAGTGAGGTGATGCCAGAGGGCTGGCTGTTCATCCAGGGCGCCTTGTTCATCCTTGTGGTGACCGCGCTCCCTGAAGGCGTGTTCGGTTGGTTCCGTACCGATGGCCCTCGCAATCTGTTGTCTCGGTTGGGTTTGTCGCGCCGGATCGGCACCTATCCCCAACTGGAAATTGATGGTCAGGAGGAGGTGCAGCCATGA
- the urtE gene encoding urea ABC transporter ATP-binding subunit UrtE, whose product MTTLLEIRGLNTYYGESHILRDVDLTVKAGEMVCLIGRNGVGKTTLLKSLIGLLRPRAGEIVFNGDGWDRQAPHQRARAGVGYVPQGREIIPQLTVEENLMLGMEALPGGLGRNRRIDPFVYELFPILQEFLPRKGGDLSGGQQQQLAIARALLGKPKLLLLDEPTEGIQPNIVQDIEAAVRRIIAETGIGVLLVEQHLHFVRQADRYYAMQRGGIVASGPTSDLSQSVVDQFLSV is encoded by the coding sequence ATGACGACGCTTCTGGAGATCCGCGGGCTGAACACCTATTACGGCGAGAGCCACATCCTGCGGGATGTGGACCTCACCGTGAAGGCCGGTGAGATGGTCTGCCTGATCGGTCGCAATGGTGTGGGCAAAACCACGCTGCTCAAGTCGTTGATCGGTCTGTTGCGGCCGCGTGCTGGCGAGATCGTGTTCAACGGCGATGGTTGGGATCGTCAGGCGCCTCACCAACGGGCCCGGGCCGGTGTCGGTTATGTGCCCCAAGGTCGGGAGATCATTCCGCAGCTCACGGTTGAGGAAAATCTGATGCTGGGCATGGAGGCCTTGCCCGGAGGGCTGGGACGCAACCGCCGCATCGATCCGTTTGTGTATGAGCTGTTCCCGATCCTGCAGGAGTTTCTGCCGCGCAAGGGCGGTGACCTGAGCGGCGGCCAACAACAGCAGCTGGCGATTGCTCGAGCCCTGTTGGGCAAGCCCAAGTTGCTGCTTTTGGATGAACCCACGGAGGGCATTCAGCCCAACATCGTGCAGGACATCGAGGCGGCCGTTCGGCGGATCATCGCCGAGACCGGCATTGGTGTGTTGTTGGTGGAACAGCATCTGCACTTTGTGCGTCAGGCCGATCGCTATTACGCAATGCAGCGGGGCGGCATCGTCGCCAGCGGCCCGACCAGTGACCTCAGCCAGTCGGTGGTGGATCAGTTCCTGAGCGTTTGA
- a CDS encoding urease accessory protein UreF → MTSLALLQLVSPALPVGAFSYSEGLEVLVQAGALKDEATLEQWLRAELERGTLRVEAAALSLFADDLNRWQGATDQSVCRRIVDLDGWLLATREAAEVRAQQRQMGGSLLQLLADMGHPLPERVPLAWPAAWAWAAVSLNVPVQEMVEGYLYGWVANQLSAAVRLVPLGPTRAQVQQQRLLPLIVDQAHQLLGQDPRELWTGGVGASLAQLAHAELYSRLFRS, encoded by the coding sequence ATGACCTCGCTCGCCTTACTGCAGCTGGTGAGTCCGGCCCTGCCGGTGGGTGCCTTCAGTTATTCCGAGGGACTGGAGGTGTTGGTTCAGGCTGGAGCCCTGAAGGATGAAGCGACCCTCGAGCAGTGGTTGAGGGCCGAGCTGGAGCGGGGGACGTTGCGGGTGGAGGCTGCGGCCCTGTCGCTGTTCGCTGACGATCTGAACCGTTGGCAAGGCGCCACTGATCAGTCCGTCTGCCGGCGCATCGTCGACCTTGATGGCTGGCTTTTGGCCACGCGGGAAGCGGCGGAGGTTCGGGCCCAGCAGCGGCAGATGGGGGGTTCCTTGCTGCAGTTGCTCGCCGACATGGGTCATCCATTGCCTGAGCGCGTTCCTCTCGCTTGGCCGGCGGCTTGGGCTTGGGCGGCAGTTTCCCTGAACGTGCCGGTGCAGGAGATGGTGGAGGGTTACCTCTACGGCTGGGTTGCCAACCAGCTCAGTGCGGCGGTGCGTCTGGTGCCGCTGGGTCCCACCCGGGCCCAGGTGCAGCAGCAGCGCCTTCTACCGTTGATCGTGGATCAGGCGCATCAGCTGTTGGGGCAGGATCCCCGCGAGCTCTGGACCGGAGGCGTGGGGGCATCCCTCGCCCAGTTGGCTCATGCTGAGTTGTATTCCCGATTGTTCCGAAGCTGA
- a CDS encoding urease subunit gamma, giving the protein MHLSPQEKDKLLIVTAALLAERRLNRGLKLNHPESVAWLSFLVLEGARDGKSVAELMQEGTTWLRRDQVMEGVPELVHEVQIEAVFPDGTKLVTLHDPIR; this is encoded by the coding sequence ATGCATCTCAGTCCCCAGGAAAAGGACAAACTGCTGATCGTGACCGCAGCCTTGCTGGCGGAACGACGGCTGAACCGCGGCCTCAAGCTCAACCACCCGGAGTCCGTGGCCTGGCTGAGCTTCCTGGTGCTGGAAGGCGCCCGCGATGGCAAAAGCGTGGCAGAGCTGATGCAGGAAGGCACCACCTGGCTGCGTCGCGACCAGGTGATGGAAGGGGTCCCAGAGCTCGTGCACGAGGTGCAGATCGAGGCGGTCTTCCCCGATGGCACCAAGCTCGTCACCCTGCACGACCCGATTCGCTGA